cagaggaacagacagacagaaggagacagacaggcagatgaagagacagaaacagagcgatgGGGACagagtaggagacagagagaaggaaggaaggaagggaaaaaaacagaaagaaagagaagaagagatatgggaaagagggaaagacagagggagagagggacagagtaggagacagagagaaggaaggaaggaaagacagaaagaaagagaagacgagacaggggaaagagagtaaggcagaggcagagagggacagggaaggagacataaaggaaggaaggaaagagagacagacagaaagagaagaagagataggagaaggagagaaaggcagagtgagagaggaggggagaggaggggtggtcgGATACATAGATGTTGAAGGAAGAAaggtggattcacacacacacacacacacacacacacacacacacacagacacacacacacacacacacacacacgtttgttaatttgttcttcAAATTCAACCCGTCAACAATCAAGTACGtttacgaacattttttttttttttttttttttcaaatttctttaTTGAATCTTCATCATAACACACGGGCAACTgataacacattaaaaaaaaattaatcgcatttgttaatgaaaaagaaatcttttaaACGAATTACATTACAGTCAATTTACACTCCCCCATAAAAGTGATTTCTTCTCTGTTGTCAAAAATGTTCTTATTATTGGTGTTGTCATGGTAGTGGGTATTTTTACATATATACAGCGAGAGAAACATTATATACAGAATGTCATCTGCAGAATCAAGACATACAATGTACAGTGCTTTCAAGGATAACAGACAAACGTGCTATCCCTGTTCTTTCGTCCACCAGTGGGTCAGTCGGTCAAACATAGCCATTCGTCGTTGCGGTTACAGACAGATGCAATGGAATCACGAACAGTTTGTGTCTGTAAAGTGGAGAAACAGCAGCAGACAGCAATTTAAAtggatgaaaagagagaaagaggggtggtggtgagagagagagagagagagagagagagagagagagagagagagagagagagagagatactgtgaGTACGGTCATGCGAACTGGAGAAGTTCAAACTGAAGTACAGCAGAGGCTGGTggtactattactgctgctgctgctgctgccataaTGCCTCCAGCTTTACTTTGGTTTAGACACGTCTTCGTGAGGCAAATCAACGCCTTCATCGAACCGCTGGCATGCCATCCAGGATACGCTGACGTATTTGACCAGTGGCCCTTTGGATTCATCAGTGGAGGTGATCTCGAAATATTCTGGATCAACATGGGTGACCATCTTCTTGAGAGACAGCACATCGTAGTCTCCGTGGCTGTACCCATCCAGATGAGCAGCGAATCCGGTGACAGCGGCGGAGACTTCAGGAGCCTCTTTGAACAAGCTCTTAAAGTAGACTTTTCTCGTGGTTTCGCCTTCCAGGAAAAGGAACCCGTATTCGCCTGCAACACATGGAATTTACCGATTGTCATTCGTGTCTAAttatgaccagcagaacagcgGAGAAGGCCAAAGccgtcctgactgtctgggctagggTGTTTAGGAGTCTACCTATTGTGACCCATGTCCatctatgaccgtcagaacagcagaggaggcaaaagttgtcctgactgtctggggtAGAATTGGTTTATATCAGAGAGTGCCTTGCCAAAGTccatcgtgtccgactatgaccatcagaacagcagaggaggcaactgctgtactgactatcttggctagaatttgattgtagtgaagAGTCTGTAACTGTAGTATGACAACAGTAAGTCTGCAatctctgtcattgttgataatttccagtctgaacccgttaaaattgaacatggagtcccacagggatctgttttaggcccagtgctcttcacactgtacactgctcctctcgctgaaattatcaaccgccataatgtcagtcatcattcttatgctgatgacactcaactccagaagagtgatacacctgaaaaactgttgtcgctcttgcaagaaacatctaactgcttcctggatattcaaaattggatgactctaaataagttacaattgaacgcggacaaaactgaagcaatgatcataggaactaaacaaaaactctcttccattacaactaatacaatcaaacttggcagtacatccatccctctgtccacttcagtcaggaacctcggcgttgtccttgacaacacactgtccatgcaaacatttatcaatcagacgtgtcaatcctgctactgtcaactgcggcgcatcagctccatccggaaatatctgtccactgacgcaacatctagacttgtcgtttctctcattctctctcgccttgactactgtaactctctattgtctggtttgcctgcttcatccattcagtcccttcagcgcatacaaaattctgctgcccgactcgtcctcagaaagaaaagatctgagcacaccactcctcttttgcaacatctccactggctccctgtctcacaccgaataaagtacaagatcagcactctatgctacaaatgtattcacaaatcagccccttcctatctctgtggctgccttcacctctacactccatctcgctcactacgatcagcttcggatccactccacttacacatacccagattcaaactctcgactgttggccaccgttctttctctgtctctggaccttgcaattggaatgaacttcctctttcgcttcgtcaagtctccacactcagctctttcaagtctggccttaaaacccacctcttcccaaaatagcctcccttccctgcctcttccttgtcttttttttttttttttttcagttttagagttatgcttgcgtgagaatgactagtgcgaaagcgctttgatttgtttatgcacaagatttagcgctatataagtaccattattattattattattattattatatgttgtttcttttcctctcttattTCTCTCCTTTCTATCCTTGCTATAACACAGTGAATACCATAACGATATAGgaatcaaataaatgaacacagattctatcgcttccttggtggacgcaaTACCTCTTTTTGCCAACACTCCATatgtgtgttcctatcagagtcgatctcttctacaaaattttgccagaggacaacacttgtattgccatgggttcttttttaatgcgccaagtgcgtgctgcaaacgggaaCTTGATTTgtcctttatttatttaaaaattgGCCATTCAGGACAgtatgatagtccgtcgtgtccggctatgactatcagaacagcagaggaggtaactgctgtcccgactatccgggctagaatgtgattatagtggagagtgtcttgcccacgttacatccgctctctctgtctcggctaagaggggttttaggacagtcggtgttgggatggttcccaaagaccaactagcccataagactgcagcactaagagccagtgcaattttgcctcctagtttgagagttatagtccttcacaaaagactcagctgtaaatgatttcccattgcaacggagaaaccattgataaataagctctcactctgctgtaggCCCAGCTGTAAACTATGTCCATGTGTGATATAAAAACATAAAGGGCAGTAGCTAACAACGGAGGTGCGTCTTAATTTGAGTCTATGACTCGCTTTCTCGGCTAGTGCATAGACCCCTGTTTGTTAGGTGGTGGAAGAGGACTACGAATGGAATGGAGTGACATCAAGGTGGACTTCTTATTATGCATACTTGTTCTAAATGTGTGTTATAGTTTCATATTGTACGTCCAACTgaaagagacttttttttccatgtcttaTGGGCGATTAAAATCGTGtcttgtatcattgtgtgtggtgTTCCACGCATCAATCTTCACGAAATACTTACATTTTCGGTCATACACAACACCGTTCAAGTAGTCGATCTTATCTTCAGTGGCGTCCTCTTTCTCGTGCAGATGTTCAAGGGTGTCGTTGAGTTTGTCCAGGAAGTTCTCCTTGATGTACAGAGCGACCTTCGTCAGGTTGTCGTGCCTCATGTCCTGCTCTTTGTCCTTCTTTGCAATCTGAGTCATACACAACAGCGGCAACCGTCGTCACTACTATCATCGCCAGCATCAATAACGAAAGTATCTATATCATTATCAGTAATGATCCagattatcctttttttcttcagctccagaaacagaaaaaggaaataatGACTATTGTCCTGTTCTCACATTATCGTCTGGTCGTTTTTACAAATGCATTTAGAATGGTTCGTACTTCGGTAAGATTAATTAAGCGCTGTCCATCGAACTACTCTGCTGATTAGATGTCGACGCATTTTGAGGGAacgcactcaggcacgtacagagagagagagagagagagagagagagagagagagagagagagagagagaagatagacaaagagagagagagagacagggagacagacagacagagattcagatttcAGATGAGTTATTCAttgaaggccatagccccatatgaacagggggcgataacagagttTAACATGCGTCAGTACAAGTATGTGAACACAATAAACATAACCAGATACCACAACAATTAGGACACGAGTGTCTCTCTCAGTTAAAGTGCTCTAAACAAATAGAAGGCTAGACTGCACATAGTTTAATTATCAGTTGATGACATCaacaaacataatctaaacagacatgggTATGTATAATATTTCTTCAGGTTAAATCTGATTCGAAGGTCTGTTAgggcaggacatttcaaaacaaaatgaacttcatcccctctggaagacagacagacagagaaagagacaatgtttgacaaatattttaatgagggtagaatggataagctggaagcttctttacaccatgccctcacacacgcatacacacacatagacacattgtaataaatgaaataagtatcaataataaatgacatacaacaaaaccaaatagataataatagttacataaatggatgaatcaaagactacaattacggaaacatgaaaatcatacaaaacagagagagagggacagtcagaaagacagagagaaggagagagagagagagaggaaggtgaggcAGGCTGACGGgtgggtgtgtgtccatcgagatcgatgatgaccatcgttgtcatccagctgggggatggggggagggtggtggggggggggatgctcatgaatctatctgtgaatgcgcagatggctgaatagtccaatctgcgcacgaaatgttcgctgacatttggggcagacaaagacaggcatatcattgtcagggagcatgtttgcccgtgactttctggcctgcctcttctgaacagctgcagcagtcctgttggcctggcgcctttgtgcacagcagcgcgccatttgtcacggtccgctgcagatttctcccaggagtcagggttgatatcaaacgctctCAGAGagattttcagagtatctctgaagcgcttcttctgacctccgtgtgatctccgtgtgacagagagaaggagagagagagaggaaggtgaggcAGGCTGACGGgtagaagaaagagggaagacgAGCTCATGACTCACTTCATGCAAAGCATCATACTGGTCGTTCAGCCAGTTCTTGGTGTCTTCGGCCAGGCCCAGAAGCTGCTTCTCCTCTGACTTGGCATCGTCCACCCGGTGCTGCAAGGCCTTCTCCTGAAATGAGCATTCGCGGACATTGTAGTACCCGACcacgacgctttaaccactcggctgttgcgcccgttacacacacacacacacacacacacacacacacacacacacacacacacacacacacgcatacgcatacgcatactcacacatactctctctctctctctctctctctctctctctctttcacacaaacatattcacatatactctctctctttctctctctctgtctcccactctctataTCTTTCACACTCAAATATattcacatatactctctctctctctctctctcccccctctctctgtctctctcacagacacacacacacactcacacatactaactcactctctctctctctatctctcacacaaacatattcacatatactctctctctctcacacacacagatacacacacactcacacatactcactctctctctctctctcaaacacacacacacatactaactctctctctctctctgtgtctctctctctctcaaacacacacacacacactctctctttgtctctctctctatcactctctctcacacacacacacacaaacacacatactcacacacacactcacacacacagatagtctctctctctctctcactgtctctccctcactctctcactctctcactctctctctctcacacacacacatacacatacgcacactctgtatattttttctctctctcacacacagacacacacacacacacactcactgtctctctttctctctctctctctctctctatatatatatatatatatattttacacaccacacacacacacaccaccaccgccaccacacccagcatacacacacacacacacacacacacacacacacacacaaaaatacacacacaaacacacacacactcacgcacacaccaccaccaccaccacacccaacacacacacacacacacacacacacacacacacacacacacacacacacctggcatgcATTACCTGAGCCTCATAGCTGGCGATCAGCTCATACTGTTGCTCATTGACCTTGTTGATGTAGGGAATGAAGAAGTCATGGATGTAGTTCAGCTTGTCGTCCGCAGCAGCGCACAACGTCTTGGTGTCACTCAGCTCGTCAAAGATGCCGGACAAGCCTCCAAGGAGGTCTGTGGAGGAAGATGGAATCCGTGCAAGAGTGAgactcaagatggtttattcagtcaaggccatagccccatatgtaCATGGGGTaataacaaaattttgttttgtatgtgtcattgtaattgttaatgcaaacagtgcagcatattccataacaagctccaataaaactaggatataagtgtctctcttaaatgaaatgctttacaaagaaacaaagcaaaactacatatagtgttttcatccaccgatgataTCAGTAAACATAGTCGAAATGTACACGGATATGCATaatattttttaggaatgagctggattcttaggtcattaaggacaggacaggacatttcaaaacaaaatggacttcatcctctctggattccacgcacaaaggacacattaaatcagaatgacaaatggatttataacgatatctatgtatgtttaagtcagagataccaaatctga
This portion of the Babylonia areolata isolate BAREFJ2019XMU chromosome 16, ASM4173473v1, whole genome shotgun sequence genome encodes:
- the LOC143290791 gene encoding uncharacterized protein LOC143290791, which encodes MKLICFAFLLGLVACEDPGYLTIDFLRGRVDDLLGGLSGIFDELSDTKTLCAAADDKLNYIHDFFIPYINKVNEQQYELIASYEAQEKALQHRVDDAKSEEKQLLGLAEDTKNWLNDQYDALHEIAKKDKEQDMRHDNLTKVALYIKENFLDKLNDTLEHLHEKEDATEDKIDYLNGVVYDRKCEYGFLFLEGETTRKVYFKSLFKEAPEVSAAVTGFAAHLDGYSHGDYDVLSLKKMVTHVDPEYFEITSTDESKGPLVKYVSVSWMACQRFDEGVDLPHEDVSKPK